GGCGGTCTCCTCGTCGCGGGCGGGGCGTGCGGGCTCGCACACATGTCTACGGTGTACGAGCACGCCACCATACGCGCCGACGCCCCCTCCCTGCCCGCAAGCGGGCAGGGACTCCACGGTGTACTCCTGTCGCTACCCGGTGTACTCGTCCGCCACGGACAGCGCCGTGTCCAGGACCTCCAGGCCCTCCTTCAGCTCGGCCTCCGAGATGTTGCACGGCGGCACGACGTGCGTGCGGTTCATGTTCACGAACGGCCACACGCCGTGGGACTTGGCGGAGGCGGCGAACGCGGACATCGGGGTGGCCGCCTGTCCGGTCGCGTTGTAGGGCACCAGGGGCTCCCGGGTCTGCCGGTTCTTCACCAGGTCCAGCGCCCAGAACATGCCGGTGCCGCGCACGTCGCCCACGCTGGGGTGCCGTTCGGCCAGCTCCCGCAGGGCCGGCTCGACGACCTCGGCACCGAGCCGCGCCGCGTGTTCGACGATGCCCTCCTCCGCCATCACGTTGATCGTGGCGACGGCGGCGGCGCAGGCCAGCGGGTGCCCGGAGTAGGTCAGGCCGCCCGGGTAGGGGCGCTCGGCGAACGTCTCGGCGATCTTCGCGGAGATGGCGACACCGCCCAGCGGCACGTACCCCGAGTTCACGCCCTTGGCGAAGGTCATCAGGTCGGGCACGACGTCGTACAGGTCGGCCGCGAACCACGTACCGGTCCGCCCGAACCCGGCCATGACCTCGTCCAGCACGAAGACGATGCCGTACTTGTCGCAGATCTCGCGGACCCCGGCGAGGTAACCGGCCGGCGGCATCATGATCCCCGCCGTGCCCGGGACCGTCTCCAGGACGATCGCGGCGACGGACGCCGGGCCCTCGAAGGCGATCGTCGTCTCCAGGTGCTCCAGCGCCCGCGCGCACTCCTGCTCCTCGGTCTCGGCGTAGAAGCGCGAGCGGTACAGGAAGGGGCCCCAGAAGTGCACGACACCCGCGGTGCCGCTGTCGGAGGCCCAGCGGCGCGGGTCGCCGGTGAGGTTGATCGCCTGCTGGGTGCCGCCGTGGTACGAGCGGTAGGCCGACAGCACCTTCGGCCGCCCGGTGTGCAGCCGCGCCATGCGCACGGCGTGCTCGACGGCGTCGGCGCCGCCGTTGGTGAAGAAGATCTTGTCCAGGTCGCCGGGCGTCCGCTCGGCGATCAGCCGGGCCGCCTCCGAGCGCGCCTCGACGGCGAACGCGGGCGCGAACGTCGTCATCCTCGCCGCCTGCTCCTGGATCGCGGCGACGACCTTGGGGTGCTGGTAGCCGATGTTGGTGTAGACGAGTCCGCTGGCGAGGTCGAGGTAGCGCTTGCCCTCGTAGTCCCAGAAGTACGATCCCTCGGCGCCGGCGACGGCGAGCGGGTCGATGAGCTCCTGGGCGGACCAGGAGTGGAAGACGTGCGCGCGGTCCGCGGCCTTCACGGCGGCGCCGGCCTGGAGGTGTGGCTCAGGAGTCATGCGGCCGAGCGTAGATGTCCGCGATGCGGAAACGGAATCGGCGTCCTGTCTGCGGTCCGGGGCTTTCCACGACAGGTTGTCGACGTGCGGGCCCCCGGTCACGGATAGGACCCCCTCGGACAAGACCCCCTCCTCGGAGGGGGCGCCCGCACTATCCTCGCTCTGTTGCGCACGTTCGGGGGGAAGGCGGCGGCGACATGCACGAGCTGGGGGACGGGGATCCGATGGGGGTCCCCCCAGGCGTTCGGCACCGGGGGAGCATCGGGGCGTACCGGCTGCTGGGGCGGCTGGGCGCGGGCGGTATGGGCCACGTCTATCTGGCCCGCTCGGACCGGGGGCGCACGGTCGCCGTGAAACTGGTCCGCGAGGAGCTGGCCGCGCTGGAGGAGTTCCGGGAGCGCTTCCGGCAGGAGGTCGCGGCCGCCCGTCGGGTCGGCGGCCACTGGACCGCACCCGTGCTGGACGCCGACACCGAGGCCGCCGTGCCGTGGCTGGCCACCGGGTACGTGGCGGGCCCCAGCCTCCAGCAGGTCGTCGGGCACGACCACGGCGCGCTGCCCGAGCGGTCGGTCCGCATCCTGGGAGCCGGTCTCGCGCACGCCCTCCAGGACATCCACGCCGCCGGGATCGTCCACCGCGACCTCAAGCCGTCCAACGTGCTCGTCACCATCGACGGGCCCCGCGTCATCGACTTCGGCATCGCGCGGGCCCTCCAGACGGTCACCGACGGCGGACTCACCCGCACCGGGGCGCTCGTCGGCTCGCCCGGTTTCATGGCGCCGGAGCAGGTGCGCGGCGACCGGATCACGCCCGCCTGCGACGTCTTCTGCCTCGGCTCCGTCCTCGCCTACGCCGCCACCGGCGCGCTGCCCTTCGGCACCGCCAACAGCGGCGTGCACGCCCTGATGTTCCGCATCGCGCAGGAGGAGCCCGACCTGGACGGTGTGCCCGAGGGCATCGCCGACCTGGTGCGCGACTGCCTGAAGAAGGACCCCGCCGCGCGCCCCGTCCTCGCCGAGGTCCTGGAGCGCACGGGCGCGCAGGACACGGTCACCGACGGCCGTTCCCGCGACCCGTGGCTGCCCGGCGCCCTGGTCGCCCAGCTCGGCCGGCACGCCGTACGGCTGCTGGACACGGAGAACCCGGAGCCGCCGGGCGGCACGTCCCCGCTCCCGCAGACCCCCGTGGCGGGACCCCCGCCACCGCGCGAGCCGGGCGGCGGCGCAGGCGGGGGAGCCCCGCTGAACCACCTCCCCACGCTGGTCGCGGGCCAGACCCCGCCCTCCACCACACCCCCGCCCGCCCACGGGTACGCCGTCCCGGCCCCGGCCTGGAACGCGCCGCCGCCCTCCGGCCACCCGCAGCCGTACGGCGGCGGCGGCCCGACCCCGCCCTCCGGCCACCCGCAGCCGTACGGCGGCGGCCCGACCCCGCCCTACGGGCCCCCGCCGCCGTACGGCCCGCCCTACGACCCGCCCCGGAGCGGCCGCTCCACCGCGCTGCTGATCGCCGTCGCCCTGGTCGTCGCGCTAGGCGCCGGCGGCTCGGTCTACGCCCTGATGAGCGGGGGCGGCGACGACCGGGCCGACGGCGGTCCCACGCCCACGCCGACGGTCACCGCGTCCCGGAACACGGACGGGTCGGCTCCCACCGTCGACGCGGACCAGCCGACCCGGGACGGCACGATCCCGACGGCGTACCTGGGCACGTGGGCCACCACCATCGACAACGCCTCCGGCGTCCACACCCGCACGCTGACCATCCGGCAGGGCGAGGTGGGAGACACGGTCCTGTCCCTCGTCGCCGACGGCCCCGCGGGCAACGGCACCTACCACTGCGTCTTCGAGGCCGACCTGACCGACACCCCGGGCCCCGACGGCCCCGTGACGGTCGGCCCCTCCACGGTGACCACGGGCCCGTCCACCACCTGCACCCCGGGCGCCCCCACGGAGGTCGCCCTCCTGCCGAACGGCACCCTGCAACGCACGAACACGGCCACGGGCGAAACCCTGACGTACACCCGCCAGTAGCCCCCACCCAGCTGCGGGCAGTCGTGCCGCTGGGGCGGCACGGGTGGGCGCAGCGGCACCCGGCCAGCGCCGGCCCGCGACACCCACCCCCGGCCCACCACAGCGCCGGTCACTCCCCGGCCGACCTCACCACACCAACCTCACGCGCGAACCCAGCGCCACGTCACCGCGAACCCAGCGGCACGTCACCGCGGCTCCGGCGGCCGCTGCCGAGGCATGTTCGGCCGAGCCCCGTTCGCAGGCGCCGAGAACCGCCCCGGCCCGGCCACCCCCGCCTCCGAGGGCCGGCCGCCCGCCATCCCGCCACCCACCCCCGACTGCAGCCCCAGCGGTGCCGCCCCGGACCGGAAGTCCACCATCCAGTCCGCCGTCTCCGCCCGCACCAGCTCCGTCACGTCGTCCGAGAACCGCCGGAGGACCAGCAGGCACCGCTCGGCCGCCTCGCCGGCCGTCCCGTCCGCCGGCCCCAGCACCTCCCGCACGCTCTCCGACGCCCAGTCGAACTGGAGCGCCTGGAGCCGCCGCTGCACCGCCTGCGCCGTGGCCACGTCCCGCATCCACCCGGACGTGACCCCGAAGTACCGGTCCGCGGCCACGCAGGCCACCGCGACCAGCAGTGCGAGATACCCCCAGGGGGCCGCCCCGCCCACCAGCCCGGACATGTCGAGCAGCGGCAGCGCCGCCCCGGCGACCGCCCCCACCGCCGCCCCGCCCCGCAGCAGCACGGCGCCCCGCCGCTTCCACACCCGGTCGGCCAGATACCAGGCCGCAGTGTCCAGCGCCCCCCTCTCCACCCACCGGTACAGCTCGTCCAGCCGGTCGGCGGGCAGCGCCCAGTCGCCGAGCGGAAACGCCCGTCCGGCCAGGTCGCCCGGCCGCGCCCCGGCCGCCCCCTGCTCGCCCCGCCCGTCCTGCGGCGGCCCCTCGGGCTGCCTCTCCGGCTGACCCACCCGGCACTCCCTACTGCTCACCGTCCGCTCCTGCTCGGAACCCTTCCTACCGCCCAATGGGTGGCGAAGCCGTGGGTTCCGCCGTCTTGCCGCCCAGAAGAGGGCCGTGATCAGGTATAGGACTGGGGCGACATCACCCGAAAGAGTGCTGGGGCGAGGGCCCCCCGGACCACGTAGGCTCGTGCCGAACGGGAAAAATCCGCGACGAGCCGTAGTGACAGGAGCTGAACGTGATCCCCGGTGGTGGCCAGCCCAACATGCAGCAGTTGCTCCAGCAGGCCCAGAAGATGCAGCAGGACCTCGCCCGGGCCCAGGAGGAACTGGCACAGACCGAGGTCGAGGGCCAGGCGGGCGGCGGCCTGGTGAAGGCGACGGTCACCGGCTCCGGCGAGCTGCGCGGCCTCGTGATCGACCCGAAGGCGGTGGACCCGGAGGACACCGAGACCCTCGCCGACCTGGTCGTCGCCGCGGTCCAGGCGGCCAACGAGAACGCGCAGACCCTCCAGCAGGAGAAGCTCGGCCCCCTCGCCCAGGGCATGGGCGGCGGCAGCGGCATCCCCGGCCTGCCTTTCTGAGTTCGCCTTTCTCAGACCGGCGGAAGCCGTCTACCGTACGTAGTGCAGGAACCTCAGGAAGGACGGCAGTCCGTTGTACGAAGGCGTGGTCCAGGACCTCATCGACGAGCTCGGGCGCCTGCCCGGCGTCGGGCCCAAGAGCGCGCAGCGGATCGCCTTCCACGTCCTCCAGGCGGAACCGACCGACGTACGACGGCTCGCCCAGGCCCTCATGGAAGTGAAGGCCAAGGTCCGCTTCTGCGCGACCTGCGGGAACGTGGCGCAGGAGGAGCAGTGCAACATCTGCCGCGACGCCCGGCGCGACCCCGCCGTGATCTGCGTGGTGGAGGAACCGAAGGACGTCGTCGCCATCGAGCGCACCCGTGAGTTCCGCGGGCGCTACCACGTGCTCGGTGGCGCGATCAGCCCGATCGACGGGGTCGGCCCCGACGACCTCCGCATCCGTGAACTGCTGGCCCGCCTGGCGGACGGCACGGTCACGGAACTGATCCTGGCCACGGACCCGAATCTGGAGGGCGAGGCCACGGCCACGTACCTCGCCCGCATGATCAAACCGATGGGCCTCAAGGTCACCCGCCTGGCCAGCGGCCTCCCGGTGGGTGGGGATCTGGAATACGCGGACGAGGTGACCCTCGGCCGCGCCTTCGAGGGGAGACGACTCCTAGATGTCTGACGCCACGCTGCACGCGACCGACCAGAACCCCGACGACTTCGCGGTCCAGATCGCGGACCAGATCGAAAGCTTCCTGGTCGCGGTCACGGAAGTGGCCAAGGGCGACGAACCGGACTCGGCCGTCCCCTTCCTCCTCCTGGAGGTCTCCCAGCTCATGCTGGCCGGCGGCCGCCTGGGCGCCCACGAGGACATCGTCCCCGACGAGCGCTACGAGCCCGACCCGGGCCCGGAACTCGACGTCGACGACCTCCGCGAGAACCTCGCCCGCATCCTCGACCCCATCGACGTCTACTCCGAGGTCTTCGACCCCTACGAGCCGCGCAAGGCCCCGGTCCCGGCCCGCATCTCCGACGACCTCACCGACGTCATCACCGATCTCCGCCACGGCATGGTCCACTACAAGGCCGGCCGCACCACGGAGGCCCTGTGGTGGTGGCAGTTCTCCTACTTCTCCAACTGGGGCTCCACCGCCTCCGCCACCCTGCGCGCCCTCCAGTCGGTCGTCGCCCACGTCCGCCTCAACCAGCCCCTGGCCGCCCTCGACGGCCTGGACACCGACGAGGACCTCGGCGACGAAACCCTGGAAACGGAGGCCGGCCGGGTCATGGTGGAGGAGATCGCGGGGCCGCTGGGGCTGCGGCCGGTCAAGTAACGGGACCGGTCCTGACCCAAGTCTGCGCAGTCCCCTGACGGTTGGGGCCCGGGACGTCATGATGTGACGTATGAGTGGTGGGATCGATCGGCGGCCGGACGTGGCCGCGTCGGGGGACGAATCGGTCGCAGCGGGCCGGGACATCGGTACGGCGGTCACGGCGCCGGGCGCGATCGGGACGCAGAACGTCGTCGAGCATCACACGCACCTGGCCGCCGTCGCGCCGGACAGCGTTCCGCTCGCGGCGTACGTCGAAGCGCCTCAGGGCCTGACCAACCTTCCCGAGCGTCCACGGTTGTTCGTGGGCAGGACACGGGAGCTGGACCAGCTGCGGGCGGCGACGGAAGCCGGGGACGGTCCGCTCGCGCACGTGGTGCACGGACTGGGCGGCGTCGGCAAGTCCACGCTGGCGGCCTACTGGGCCTCGGAGCACGCTCGGCACTCGCCGGTGTGGTGGCTGTCGGGCGACAGCCCGGCCACGCTGGACGCCGGGCTCTGCGCCCTGGCGACCGCCGTCGCGCCCGCCCTCGCGGGCTACATGCAGCAGGGACAGCTCCGCGACTGGGCCCTCCAGTGGCTCACCACCCACAGGGACTGGCTGCTCGTCCTCGACAACGTGGCCGATCCGGCCGACGTGAAACCCCTGCTGGCCGCCGTGCCGGCCGGCCGCTTCCTCATCACCAGCAGAAGATCCACGGGCTGGCACGGCGTGGCAGAGCGGATCTCCCTGGACACGCTGGAACCCGACGAGGCCGCCGACCTCTTCGGCCGGATCGCCCCCGACGCGGGGGACGGCATACCGGCCGTCTGTTCCGAGCTGGGCTGTCTGCCGCTCGCGGTCGAACAGGCGGCGGCCTACTGCCTGGAGACCGGCACCGCCGCCGACGAGTACCTGGCCCTGCTCGCCGAGTATCCGGCCGACATGTACACGGCCGCCGTCGAAGGCGGTGACATGCAGCGCACCGTGGCCCGGGTCTGGCACGTGACCCTGGACCGTCTGGCCGACGATCCGCTGGCCGTCACGATCCTCCTGACCGTCTCGTGGTTCGCGCCCGACGACATCCCGCGCTCCCTCCTGGACGGCCTGGGCACCCCGCCCGCCGTACGCGGCGCGATCGGCCGCCTGTCGGCACACAGCATGGTCACCCTGCACGGCACGACCACCCTCTCCGTCCACCGCCTGGTCCAGGCCGTCTCCCGCACACCGGACCCGGAGGACCCGCACCGCCAGGCGGAAGCCGTCTCCGGCGCGCGTGACCTTGCTGCGGAGCGCCTGGCGGAATTGGTACCGGACGATGGCCGGGACCCTGTCCACTGGCCCCTCTGGCGCACACTGCTGCCGCATGTGGAAGCGCTCGCGGCCCACATCCCGCCGGACGGGGGCACCGTGACCCTGGCACGGGTGTTCGGCGAAGCAGGGGAGTTCGCCGTCAACCAGGACTTGCCGGACAGGGCGACGGCACTGCTCCGGCGGGGGGAGTCCGGGACTCGCCGGCTCCTCGGCGCCGATCATCCGCAGTCCCTTGTGGCGCGCAACCGGCTGATGGGCATGGAGCCGCTCCCGGTGGAACAGGCGCTCCACCATGTCGCCTTGTGTGAACGGGTTTTGGGGAAACAGCATCCTGATGCGATCACCGCACACTACGAGCTGACCGCCTCCTACCTTGAGGAAGGCGACATCAGACGGGCCCAGCGAAACATCGACGCCGTCGTGGAGATGCGTGCGCGGGTACTGGGGCCGGACCACGTCGACACACTGGAGGCCCGATGGGGCGGGCTGATGATCGTCGCGAGGCAGGGGGACCTGGACACCGTGGCGCGGCTCGTGGAGCCGCTGATGCGTGACTGCGTACAGGCACTGGGTGCGCGACACCCGCTTACGCTCGACGCACGCGCCCTGCGGGCCCAGTTGACGAGCAAGGTGGGCAGGTCGTTCGCCGCTCCGGCGTACACCACCTTGGACGCGGACTCGGGCCTGAACGTGGCGGCCATCCGGGCCGCCATCGAGCGTCTGCAGAACGAACTCGATCCCGCAGCGGTGCGAGCCTGGGCCACGGAGTCGATTGCGGAGGCCACGCGCTACCTCGCCGACTGCGAGGCGGTGCTCGGACGGGAACATCGCGACACCATCACGGCCCGCGTCAATCTGGCACAGATGTACATGGGCGCCGACGACCACGCCGCCGCACTGCTGCACGGGCGGCAAGCCGCGGCGGAGGCCGATCGTCACCTGGGCGCTGGATCCTCCGTGGGCTTCTTGGCGCGCATGTTGCTGATCTCTCTGTCCGTGGCGACAAAGGACGCCGCCGTCGGTGCCGATGCGATCTCCGGCTTCCGCCATCTCACGAAGGGCATTGCCACTGGCGACGGTGAGGAGAGGCGCAGGGCGATCGATTCCCTGGAGGCGGTCCTGCTTGAGGCATTGACCACGGAGGCTGATCCTGAGAAGGGAACGAAATGACCTCAAAGCCACTGCTCTGGAGTGGAGTCGGACTGTGCGGGGCGGGTGCGATCACCCTTGTGGTGGTCGCCTTCGTGGACTTGGGCCGCGCGGACCAGGCTGCGAGCGTGACCGGCGCGATTGCCGGGCTGGCCGGCTTGGCTCTCGCCCTGTTCGGCCAGTTCGGAGGTACGTCCAGCCCGTCTCCCACCCCCGGGACCACCGCCTCCGGCGACGGCGCGATCGCCGCGGGCGGCAACATCGGTACCGCGTCCACGGGCGGTACGACCGCACCGCCGCCGCCCTCCCCGACACCGCCCCCTTCGTCCACACCCCCGAACGGCGGCGTGAACGCCTCCGGCAGGGGATCGATCGCCGCAGGCGGTGACATCGGCTCGGCCTCCACCGGAAACTGACGTCACGGTCACACGCCGCCGACGACGAAGCTACGCTCGGTAGCCGACGACCAGCCGGAGGTGGGCGCTGTGCCGGTACCGAACGACAACTCCCGGCCACCCGCGGCCTGGTGCTACAGCGGCAACCAGATCAGACGCTGGCGCACCCTCGCCAACGTCAGCCGCGAGGCCCTGGCGGCAGCCGCCAACTACGCCCCCGAGACCATCTCGTCCATGGAGCGCGGCGTACGGATGCCGTCACCCCGCCTCCTCGACATCGCGGACGAACTCTGCGGCGCCCAGGGCATGCTGAGCGCGGCGAAGGAGTACGTCCGCAGGGAGCGGTACTCCGCGCGGGCGGTGGACTTCATCGAGCGGGAGCGTGAGGCGACGAGCCTGTGGACGTACGAAGTCGCACTGGTGCCGGGCCTGTTGCAGACGCGGACCTACGCGAAGGCGCTCATCGACAACCGCATCCCGCCCCTGGACGAGGAGACGGTGGAGGAGCGGGTCGCCGCCCGGATGGAGCGCCAGACGATCCTCACCGGCCGGAAGCCGCCGGTAGGGCTGAGCTTCGTGCTCTATGAGGCGGTTCTGCGGAGCCCCTTGGCCGACAAGGCGCAGCTGCAACGCCTGCTGGAGGTTTCGCGACTGCGCAACGTGGTGGTGCAGGTATTGCCCTTCGAGCGTGCCTTCAGTGACGCGCTGATGGGCCCCATGGTGCTCCTGGAGGGCTTGGACCACGAGCGGCTGGCCTTCATGGAAGGCGCGTTTGCCAGCGAACTTTCGGCCGATCCGGGTGTTGTCAGCCGCGTGACCGAGCGGCTAAGCATGATCCGCACGCGGGCCCTCGACCCCGACGAGACGGCCCGCCTCATCGAGCGGATGGTGGATCAGCCGTGAGTGACCAGTTGAAGTGGTTCAAATCGAGCTACAGCGACAACGAGGGCGGGAACTGCGTCGAGGTCGCCCACGACGACGCCATCCACATCCGCGACTCCAAGTCGGCCGCTTCCGGCCCCGAGTTCCAGGTCTCGCGCTCGTCCTGGTCGGCATTCATCGCCGCAGTTCAGCCCGGAGCTTGAGCCCCGGGACCCGAGCTCTTCCCCTGGGTTTTCTGGTCTGGTTGAAACTCCCAACCAACCAATTCTGTAGCTGAGTTGAGCCGCCATACCTCGAAAGGGTGACGTTGCGTGATCGGCTTGCGCCGTTGCGTGAAACGGCTCTAGGTTCGCGGCAATCGCCCAGTGAATATGTCGGCCCCGGCGGTGCTACCAACACCAGTCCGGGGCCTGACCGACGCATCGAACGGAACCTTCGATGGTGGCTTACGCCAACCCTAGTCCCGCCCTCCCCTCCTCGTCCCACCCCATGGCCAATCCGGGCTACGGAAAACGCCTCGCAGGTGACGAAAACCCGGTCGCAGACCCGGACTTCGCACACCTGAACCCCCGGGACGCCGAGATCGCGGTCTTCGTCGACCACCTGGAGACCGGCCACGCGATGGGCCACAAGGTGCTCGCCGCTGAGCATCCGCGCCACGGCCAGCAGGCGGTGCGCACGTCGCTGGGCCGCATCACCCAGGCCGGCCACTTGCGCTGGATCAAGGAACACATCACCGTCGAGGACAACACCATGCGGTGGGTCACGCGGACGTACTGGTCGCGTACGCGCAGGTCGGCGGAGTGGTGGGCGGAGTTCGCGCGGGAGCGGCACGGCAAGGACGTGACCTGGGACCACCAGCCGGGCCTGGCCCGGGTCGAAGAGGCGACGGCCGCCCCCGTACCGGACGCGACCGAGCCCGAGTCCGGGCCGGAATCCGCCCCCGAACCCGAATCCGAGCCGGTCGGCGTCGCCTACCGCACCCTCAGCGCACTGCGCACCGCCGAGCCGCGTATGGCGCTCAGCGACGGCGACTGCGGCTCTCTCGAACCCCTAGCCCAGGAGTGGCTGTCGCGCGGTGCGACGCCGAAGGACATCACCCGAGCCCTGACCGAAGGGCTCCCACCCACTGTCAGCAACCCGGGCGGCCTCGCCCGCCGACGACTGGAGTCGAAGATGCCCCCGAAGCAGCGCACGCCCCGCGCCAAGGTGACCCGCGTGCTCATGGTCTGCGGGATCTGTGAGCAGGACGAACGCACCGTGAAGCTCGACCGCGGCGTCTGCGAGGAGTGCCTTGCCGCGGACGG
The Streptomyces sp. NBC_01723 genome window above contains:
- a CDS encoding aspartate aminotransferase family protein, which translates into the protein MTPEPHLQAGAAVKAADRAHVFHSWSAQELIDPLAVAGAEGSYFWDYEGKRYLDLASGLVYTNIGYQHPKVVAAIQEQAARMTTFAPAFAVEARSEAARLIAERTPGDLDKIFFTNGGADAVEHAVRMARLHTGRPKVLSAYRSYHGGTQQAINLTGDPRRWASDSGTAGVVHFWGPFLYRSRFYAETEEQECARALEHLETTIAFEGPASVAAIVLETVPGTAGIMMPPAGYLAGVREICDKYGIVFVLDEVMAGFGRTGTWFAADLYDVVPDLMTFAKGVNSGYVPLGGVAISAKIAETFAERPYPGGLTYSGHPLACAAAVATINVMAEEGIVEHAARLGAEVVEPALRELAERHPSVGDVRGTGMFWALDLVKNRQTREPLVPYNATGQAATPMSAFAASAKSHGVWPFVNMNRTHVVPPCNISEAELKEGLEVLDTALSVADEYTG
- a CDS encoding serine/threonine-protein kinase; the encoded protein is MHELGDGDPMGVPPGVRHRGSIGAYRLLGRLGAGGMGHVYLARSDRGRTVAVKLVREELAALEEFRERFRQEVAAARRVGGHWTAPVLDADTEAAVPWLATGYVAGPSLQQVVGHDHGALPERSVRILGAGLAHALQDIHAAGIVHRDLKPSNVLVTIDGPRVIDFGIARALQTVTDGGLTRTGALVGSPGFMAPEQVRGDRITPACDVFCLGSVLAYAATGALPFGTANSGVHALMFRIAQEEPDLDGVPEGIADLVRDCLKKDPAARPVLAEVLERTGAQDTVTDGRSRDPWLPGALVAQLGRHAVRLLDTENPEPPGGTSPLPQTPVAGPPPPREPGGGAGGGAPLNHLPTLVAGQTPPSTTPPPAHGYAVPAPAWNAPPPSGHPQPYGGGGPTPPSGHPQPYGGGPTPPYGPPPPYGPPYDPPRSGRSTALLIAVALVVALGAGGSVYALMSGGGDDRADGGPTPTPTVTASRNTDGSAPTVDADQPTRDGTIPTAYLGTWATTIDNASGVHTRTLTIRQGEVGDTVLSLVADGPAGNGTYHCVFEADLTDTPGPDGPVTVGPSTVTTGPSTTCTPGAPTEVALLPNGTLQRTNTATGETLTYTRQ
- a CDS encoding SLATT domain-containing protein; the encoded protein is MGQPERQPEGPPQDGRGEQGAAGARPGDLAGRAFPLGDWALPADRLDELYRWVERGALDTAAWYLADRVWKRRGAVLLRGGAAVGAVAGAALPLLDMSGLVGGAAPWGYLALLVAVACVAADRYFGVTSGWMRDVATAQAVQRRLQALQFDWASESVREVLGPADGTAGEAAERCLLVLRRFSDDVTELVRAETADWMVDFRSGAAPLGLQSGVGGGMAGGRPSEAGVAGPGRFSAPANGARPNMPRQRPPEPR
- a CDS encoding YbaB/EbfC family nucleoid-associated protein is translated as MIPGGGQPNMQQLLQQAQKMQQDLARAQEELAQTEVEGQAGGGLVKATVTGSGELRGLVIDPKAVDPEDTETLADLVVAAVQAANENAQTLQQEKLGPLAQGMGGGSGIPGLPF
- the recR gene encoding recombination mediator RecR, translated to MYEGVVQDLIDELGRLPGVGPKSAQRIAFHVLQAEPTDVRRLAQALMEVKAKVRFCATCGNVAQEEQCNICRDARRDPAVICVVEEPKDVVAIERTREFRGRYHVLGGAISPIDGVGPDDLRIRELLARLADGTVTELILATDPNLEGEATATYLARMIKPMGLKVTRLASGLPVGGDLEYADEVTLGRAFEGRRLLDV
- a CDS encoding DUF5063 domain-containing protein, with product MSDATLHATDQNPDDFAVQIADQIESFLVAVTEVAKGDEPDSAVPFLLLEVSQLMLAGGRLGAHEDIVPDERYEPDPGPELDVDDLRENLARILDPIDVYSEVFDPYEPRKAPVPARISDDLTDVITDLRHGMVHYKAGRTTEALWWWQFSYFSNWGSTASATLRALQSVVAHVRLNQPLAALDGLDTDEDLGDETLETEAGRVMVEEIAGPLGLRPVK
- a CDS encoding ATP-binding protein; translated protein: MSGGIDRRPDVAASGDESVAAGRDIGTAVTAPGAIGTQNVVEHHTHLAAVAPDSVPLAAYVEAPQGLTNLPERPRLFVGRTRELDQLRAATEAGDGPLAHVVHGLGGVGKSTLAAYWASEHARHSPVWWLSGDSPATLDAGLCALATAVAPALAGYMQQGQLRDWALQWLTTHRDWLLVLDNVADPADVKPLLAAVPAGRFLITSRRSTGWHGVAERISLDTLEPDEAADLFGRIAPDAGDGIPAVCSELGCLPLAVEQAAAYCLETGTAADEYLALLAEYPADMYTAAVEGGDMQRTVARVWHVTLDRLADDPLAVTILLTVSWFAPDDIPRSLLDGLGTPPAVRGAIGRLSAHSMVTLHGTTTLSVHRLVQAVSRTPDPEDPHRQAEAVSGARDLAAERLAELVPDDGRDPVHWPLWRTLLPHVEALAAHIPPDGGTVTLARVFGEAGEFAVNQDLPDRATALLRRGESGTRRLLGADHPQSLVARNRLMGMEPLPVEQALHHVALCERVLGKQHPDAITAHYELTASYLEEGDIRRAQRNIDAVVEMRARVLGPDHVDTLEARWGGLMIVARQGDLDTVARLVEPLMRDCVQALGARHPLTLDARALRAQLTSKVGRSFAAPAYTTLDADSGLNVAAIRAAIERLQNELDPAAVRAWATESIAEATRYLADCEAVLGREHRDTITARVNLAQMYMGADDHAAALLHGRQAAAEADRHLGAGSSVGFLARMLLISLSVATKDAAVGADAISGFRHLTKGIATGDGEERRRAIDSLEAVLLEALTTEADPEKGTK
- a CDS encoding DUF5753 domain-containing protein — encoded protein: MPVPNDNSRPPAAWCYSGNQIRRWRTLANVSREALAAAANYAPETISSMERGVRMPSPRLLDIADELCGAQGMLSAAKEYVRRERYSARAVDFIEREREATSLWTYEVALVPGLLQTRTYAKALIDNRIPPLDEETVEERVAARMERQTILTGRKPPVGLSFVLYEAVLRSPLADKAQLQRLLEVSRLRNVVVQVLPFERAFSDALMGPMVLLEGLDHERLAFMEGAFASELSADPGVVSRVTERLSMIRTRALDPDETARLIERMVDQP
- a CDS encoding DUF397 domain-containing protein, translating into MSDQLKWFKSSYSDNEGGNCVEVAHDDAIHIRDSKSAASGPEFQVSRSSWSAFIAAVQPGA